A stretch of the Candidatus Bathyarchaeota archaeon genome encodes the following:
- a CDS encoding ATP-dependent DNA ligase, whose product MRTRFSRLALLLKSLEATRRRREKVKLLAEYLRELESEEVAPSVLLIVGSIFPELDPRTLDVGYATVKRALEAERQATLIEKPLTVLEVYKTLTEVAEARGLGSRRIKTSLVRALISRADPMEVDFLIRILQGEMRIGVDEGMMIEGVAEAAGLEPELIRRALMMTGDLGRVARIALEEGVEGIRRVNVNLFTPLKPMLAAPSYDIKEVLTEHGGVTAFEYKFDGARIQIHRLGDEVRIYSRRLTDVTSSLPDIVELIKSRIDSRELILEGEAVAVGEGGRPLPFQMLMRRFTRTHDVEDMVKRIPLRLHLFDILYIGGRLLIDEPYNERWRILEEVCPGELLAERIVTGDASEAESFLRRALEMGHEGLMAKRLDSTYTPGVRGKGWFKIKPAETLDLVIAAADWGYGRRTGWLSNYHLAARSGSEWLIVGKTFKGLTDEEFEWMTKRLLELKIGETHHTVYVRPEIVVEVDYNEIQRSPNYRSGFALRFARIKRIRVDKPPWEADTIERVKELYERQFKHKAKAEI is encoded by the coding sequence GCCGAATATCTTAGAGAACTCGAATCAGAAGAGGTCGCGCCCTCAGTCCTCCTAATTGTCGGCTCCATATTCCCAGAGTTGGATCCGAGAACCCTGGATGTCGGATACGCCACTGTGAAGAGGGCCCTAGAGGCTGAGAGGCAAGCAACCCTTATCGAGAAGCCCCTCACAGTCCTTGAGGTCTATAAAACCCTAACTGAGGTGGCTGAAGCCAGGGGCCTAGGCTCAAGGAGGATTAAGACATCCCTGGTAAGGGCGCTGATCAGCCGAGCGGATCCCATGGAGGTAGATTTCCTGATCCGCATCCTCCAAGGGGAGATGAGGATAGGAGTTGATGAGGGGATGATGATCGAAGGGGTTGCTGAGGCGGCTGGCCTAGAGCCTGAACTCATACGAAGGGCGCTTATGATGACTGGAGACCTAGGAAGAGTGGCGAGGATAGCCCTGGAAGAGGGAGTAGAGGGAATCAGGAGGGTGAATGTGAACCTTTTCACACCATTGAAGCCTATGTTGGCAGCCCCCTCCTACGATATAAAGGAGGTACTCACGGAGCATGGTGGAGTAACCGCTTTCGAGTACAAGTTCGACGGGGCAAGGATCCAGATCCATAGGCTTGGAGATGAGGTCAGGATATACAGCAGGAGGCTGACGGATGTGACCTCCAGCCTACCAGACATCGTTGAGCTTATAAAAAGTCGGATTGACTCAAGGGAGTTGATCCTCGAGGGTGAGGCCGTGGCCGTGGGGGAGGGGGGAAGACCCCTCCCATTCCAGATGCTGATGAGGAGGTTCACCCGAACTCATGATGTGGAGGACATGGTGAAGAGGATCCCCTTGAGGCTCCACCTCTTCGACATCTTGTATATTGGGGGGCGGCTTCTAATTGATGAGCCCTATAACGAGCGGTGGAGGATTCTCGAGGAGGTCTGCCCGGGAGAACTTCTGGCAGAGAGGATTGTCACAGGAGATGCGTCCGAGGCTGAGTCGTTTCTGAGGAGGGCTCTGGAGATGGGGCATGAAGGGCTTATGGCCAAGAGACTCGATTCTACCTACACACCGGGAGTAAGAGGGAAGGGGTGGTTCAAGATCAAGCCGGCTGAGACTCTTGACCTGGTCATAGCCGCGGCTGACTGGGGATACGGCAGGAGGACGGGTTGGCTGAGCAACTACCACCTCGCCGCCAGGAGCGGGAGCGAATGGCTGATCGTGGGGAAGACCTTCAAGGGATTGACTGATGAAGAGTTTGAATGGATGACAAAAAGGCTGCTGGAACTCAAGATCGGGGAGACCCACCATACGGTGTATGTGAGGCCCGAGATAGTTGTGGAGGTCGACTACAACGAGATCCAGAGAAGCCCAAATTACAGGTCAGGGTTTGCACTGAGATTTGCAAGGATTAAGAGGATAAGGGTCGACAAGCCGCCTTGGGAGGCAGATACAATAGAGAGGGTGAAGGAACTCTACGAGAGGCAGTTCAAGCACAAGGCCAAGGCAGAAATCTGA